A stretch of the Porifericola rhodea genome encodes the following:
- a CDS encoding HIT family protein produces MPSIFTKIIKREIPAHIVAENEDAIAFLDIRPLTKGHTLVVPKKEVDYLFDLDEDTYIKLHLFAKEVASKIDKVIPCERVSTAVIGLEVPHVHIHLIPINDMSDTNFSNPKLQLSDEEMQQIAQKISTAAV; encoded by the coding sequence ATGCCTAGTATTTTCACAAAAATTATCAAGCGTGAAATTCCTGCGCATATCGTAGCAGAAAACGAGGATGCCATAGCCTTTCTGGATATCAGGCCTCTTACCAAAGGACATACATTAGTAGTGCCCAAAAAGGAGGTAGATTATCTTTTTGACCTGGATGAGGATACATACATTAAGCTTCATTTATTTGCTAAAGAGGTAGCATCAAAGATAGATAAGGTAATTCCGTGTGAACGAGTAAGTACAGCTGTTATAGGACTGGAAGTGCCTCATGTACATATCCATCTTATTCCTATCAATGACATGAGTGATACTAACTTTAGCAACCCTAAACTTCAGCTGTCTGATGAAGAAATGCAGCAGATAGCCCAAAAAATAAGTACAGCTGCTGTATAG
- the greA gene encoding transcription elongation factor GreA, giving the protein MAQISYYTQEGLQKLKDELNELKTKGRTDIAKQIAEARDKGDLSENAEYDAAKDAQGLLEMKIAKLEEVVGNARVLDESKLDTSKVSILSKVKIKNQQNGAEMTYTLVSEEEADLKTGKISVKSPIGKGLLGKKVGDTAEIKAPAGTMKFKIVDISL; this is encoded by the coding sequence ATGGCACAAATATCTTATTACACACAAGAAGGATTACAGAAGCTGAAAGATGAGCTTAATGAACTGAAAACCAAAGGAAGAACAGATATCGCAAAACAGATTGCAGAAGCTCGTGACAAAGGTGACCTTAGTGAAAATGCCGAGTATGATGCGGCTAAGGATGCCCAAGGTTTGCTGGAAATGAAGATTGCCAAACTAGAAGAGGTGGTAGGAAACGCAAGAGTACTGGATGAGTCTAAATTGGATACTTCTAAAGTATCTATTCTTTCCAAAGTTAAAATCAAAAACCAGCAAAATGGTGCTGAAATGACCTATACCCTCGTTTCTGAAGAGGAGGCAGATCTTAAGACCGGAAAAATTTCGGTGAAATCACCTATTGGCAAAGGGCTGCTGGGCAAGAAAGTGGGAGACACCGCCGAAATAAAAGCGCCAGCTGGCACCATGAAGTTTAAAATTGTAGATATCTCTTTATAA
- the purB gene encoding adenylosuccinate lyase, protein MNLNTLTAISPVDGRYRNKVEELAGFFSEYALIKYRVQVEVEYFIALCELPLPQLAGVDASVFPKLRAIYQNFSEADATAIKEIEKTTNHDVKAVEYFLKEQWDKLGLTSSKEFIHFGLTSQDINNTAIPASLKAAMESVVMPLLSQVMDKIEEQAVSWKEIPMLARTHGQPASPTRVGKEWMVFHERLLQQKQLLEAIPHVAKFGGATGNFNAHVVAYPDFDWIAFGNKFTEQYLGLRRSHPTTQIEHYDMLAAMFDALKRINVILLDFSRDVWQYVSMNYLKQRVIANEVGSSAMPHKVNPIDFENAEGNLGIANALFEHMSSKLPISRLQRDLTDSTVLRNVGMPLSHMLISLHSLLKGLGKIEINEEAIKDDLEENWAVVAEAIQTVLRREAYPQPYEALKGLTRKQEKITEATIKQFIQTLEVSDTIKQELLAITPFNYTGLSSH, encoded by the coding sequence ATGAATTTGAATACATTAACTGCCATTTCGCCAGTAGATGGCCGCTATAGAAATAAAGTTGAAGAGCTAGCAGGATTTTTCTCTGAATATGCTCTGATAAAATATCGCGTGCAGGTGGAGGTAGAGTACTTTATCGCGCTTTGCGAATTGCCCCTACCACAGCTTGCAGGGGTAGATGCCTCTGTTTTTCCTAAGCTTAGAGCGATTTACCAAAACTTTAGCGAAGCGGATGCTACTGCCATCAAAGAAATAGAAAAAACTACTAACCATGATGTAAAGGCAGTAGAGTATTTTCTGAAAGAACAATGGGATAAGTTGGGGCTTACTTCGTCTAAGGAGTTTATACACTTTGGGCTTACCTCTCAGGATATAAACAATACAGCGATACCTGCTTCTTTAAAAGCAGCGATGGAGTCTGTAGTAATGCCACTATTAAGTCAGGTGATGGACAAAATTGAAGAGCAGGCAGTTAGCTGGAAAGAAATTCCTATGCTGGCCAGAACTCACGGCCAGCCTGCGTCACCAACTCGGGTAGGCAAAGAGTGGATGGTATTTCATGAAAGGTTACTGCAACAAAAGCAATTGCTTGAGGCTATTCCTCATGTAGCTAAATTTGGAGGCGCTACTGGTAACTTTAACGCTCATGTGGTAGCTTACCCCGATTTTGACTGGATTGCATTTGGGAACAAGTTTACTGAGCAGTACCTGGGGCTTCGCAGGAGTCATCCAACTACACAGATAGAGCATTATGATATGCTGGCGGCAATGTTTGATGCTCTTAAACGTATCAATGTAATTCTGTTGGACTTTAGTCGCGACGTATGGCAGTATGTGTCTATGAACTACCTTAAGCAACGCGTGATTGCCAATGAAGTGGGCTCTTCGGCCATGCCTCATAAAGTAAACCCTATTGACTTTGAAAATGCAGAAGGTAATCTTGGTATTGCCAATGCACTTTTTGAGCATATGTCGTCAAAGCTACCTATTTCTCGTTTGCAGCGCGACCTTACAGACTCTACAGTATTAAGAAATGTAGGTATGCCCCTCAGCCACATGCTAATCTCTTTACACTCTCTGCTTAAAGGATTGGGCAAGATTGAAATTAATGAAGAGGCAATTAAAGACGACCTGGAAGAGAACTGGGCAGTAGTGGCAGAGGCTATTCAAACGGTACTCCGCCGCGAAGCTTATCCTCAACCCTATGAAGCGCTCAAAGGCTTAACTCGCAAGCAGGAAAAAATTACTGAAGCTACTATTAAACAGTTTATCCAGACACTGGAAGTGAGTGATACCATTAAACAGGAGTTGTTAGCCATTACTCCGTTCAATTATACTGGTTTAAGCAGCCATTAA
- a CDS encoding ferredoxin--NADP reductase has product MSKQYHQLRVREIIRETADAISIVFDQGEERLQYKPGQFLTLIIPIDGEKVRRSYSLSTCPFLDKYPAVTIKRVASGKVSNFLNDQLKPGDTLEVMEPMGMFTTPLIGTEQRHLIMFGGGSGITPLMSIMKSVLYAEPKTKVSLIYANRDKNSIIFKEQIEALEKKYDNTFRVIHILEQTSAEFRALSGRIEPVQLGQLLRELPQHPPEDTEYFVCGPSGMMQNVLEGLKMLNIDPHRIHKESFVAGVTSPAGNKSQEFIPSPQNSEVADETKYSAAEESVIGAYKTENMSVKEAQEVTVVYDGEEYTFLVEPDSTILHTALALDIDLPYSCQSGICTACMGKCTSGRVKMDEEDTLTDGELQQGFVLTCVGHPLTPNVKIVID; this is encoded by the coding sequence ATGAGCAAACAATATCATCAATTACGTGTAAGAGAAATTATAAGAGAAACAGCAGATGCTATATCAATAGTATTTGACCAGGGAGAAGAGCGTCTTCAGTATAAGCCCGGGCAGTTTCTTACTCTGATTATTCCTATAGATGGCGAAAAAGTAAGACGTTCTTACTCTTTATCAACCTGTCCGTTTTTGGACAAATACCCTGCTGTCACTATTAAAAGAGTAGCTTCCGGTAAAGTTTCTAACTTCTTGAACGATCAGCTTAAGCCAGGTGATACTTTGGAGGTGATGGAACCTATGGGCATGTTTACCACACCGCTCATTGGTACTGAACAGCGGCACCTTATCATGTTTGGTGGCGGAAGCGGCATTACCCCACTTATGTCTATCATGAAATCCGTACTGTATGCCGAACCCAAAACCAAGGTATCTTTAATCTATGCTAATCGTGACAAAAACTCTATCATCTTTAAAGAGCAGATAGAAGCATTAGAAAAAAAGTACGACAATACCTTTAGGGTTATACATATACTGGAACAGACTTCAGCAGAGTTTAGAGCACTCAGTGGCAGAATAGAACCTGTACAGCTTGGGCAGCTCCTGCGAGAATTACCACAACATCCGCCAGAAGATACAGAGTATTTTGTATGCGGACCTAGCGGGATGATGCAAAATGTATTGGAAGGGCTAAAAATGCTCAATATTGACCCCCACCGCATTCATAAAGAAAGTTTTGTGGCTGGAGTTACATCTCCTGCAGGTAATAAATCACAGGAGTTTATCCCTTCTCCTCAAAACAGTGAAGTAGCGGACGAAACCAAATATAGCGCAGCGGAAGAAAGTGTAATTGGAGCCTACAAAACAGAAAACATGAGCGTAAAAGAAGCTCAGGAAGTTACTGTAGTGTACGATGGTGAAGAATACACTTTTCTGGTAGAGCCAGATAGCACCATATTGCATACTGCCCTCGCTCTGGATATTGACCTCCCCTACTCCTGCCAGAGTGGCATCTGTACTGCCTGTATGGGTAAGTGCACCTCAGGTAGAGTTAAAATGGATGAGGAAGATACTCTTACTGATGGAGAACTTCAGCAAGGCTTTGTGCTTACCTGCGTAGGCCATCCGCTTACCCCTAATGTGAAGATTGTAATTGACTAA
- a CDS encoding M3 family oligoendopeptidase: protein MQDIQIPEKKARTFLPENFEVKDWETVEPYYIQLQERVLNSAADLRKWFQDRSELESVLSENLAWRYIKMTCDTNNEEIREDFNVFITQIQPKIEPESNKLNQKALASPYLDELRSEEGFPIMIRELEKEAEIYREENIPLKTEEQQNSQKFGAISGDMSVEIDGKEMTLQQAANLLQSVDRIEREDAYRKITQRRLQDKDKLDELFSSLVGIRDKMGKNAGFENYRDYMFTAMGRFDYQKQDCFDFHEAVAKEVVPMLNELAEERKASLALDKLRPWDKAVDPSGKPPLTPFTSGSELTVKTIECFSKLDPYLGERIAIMQAMGHLDLESRKGKAPGGYNYPLAEIGVPFIFMNATSNLRDMVTIMHEGGHAVHSFLTRDLELNSFKNTPSEVAELASMSMELISMDHWDLFFNDEDDLKRAKKQHLEQIIETLPWVATIDKFQHWVYEHPQHSAEERVKAWNEIFGTFSDDVTDWSELEEERNYLWQKQLHLFEVPFYYIEYGFAQLGAVAVWRNYKDDPKKGLEGYKNALKLGYTRTIPEVYEAAGIRFDFSTEYIRSLMQFVNEELNKI from the coding sequence ATGCAAGACATTCAAATACCTGAAAAGAAAGCCAGAACCTTTTTACCTGAAAATTTTGAGGTGAAAGACTGGGAAACGGTAGAGCCGTATTATATACAATTACAGGAGAGAGTGCTTAACTCAGCAGCAGATTTACGCAAATGGTTTCAGGACAGAAGTGAGCTGGAATCCGTACTTTCTGAAAACCTTGCCTGGCGCTACATTAAAATGACCTGCGATACCAACAATGAAGAGATTCGTGAGGATTTTAACGTGTTTATTACCCAGATACAGCCTAAGATTGAGCCGGAAAGCAACAAACTAAATCAGAAAGCGCTGGCATCGCCTTACCTGGACGAACTCAGAAGTGAAGAGGGTTTTCCAATTATGATTCGTGAGTTGGAAAAAGAAGCTGAGATTTACAGAGAAGAAAACATACCATTAAAAACGGAAGAACAGCAAAACTCTCAGAAATTCGGTGCCATCTCTGGAGATATGAGCGTGGAGATTGACGGAAAGGAGATGACCCTGCAACAGGCAGCCAACCTCCTTCAGTCTGTAGACAGGATAGAGAGAGAAGATGCCTATCGCAAAATCACGCAGCGCAGGCTTCAGGACAAAGACAAACTTGATGAGCTTTTCAGCTCTTTGGTAGGCATACGCGACAAGATGGGCAAAAATGCTGGTTTTGAAAATTACCGTGACTATATGTTTACTGCTATGGGCCGTTTTGATTACCAAAAGCAGGATTGCTTTGACTTCCACGAAGCTGTAGCTAAGGAAGTAGTTCCTATGCTAAATGAGCTGGCTGAGGAGCGAAAGGCTTCACTTGCTTTGGATAAGCTACGCCCCTGGGACAAGGCCGTTGATCCGAGCGGAAAGCCTCCGTTGACACCATTTACTTCAGGAAGCGAGCTCACAGTTAAAACAATAGAGTGCTTCAGCAAGCTTGATCCGTATCTTGGAGAGCGTATTGCTATTATGCAGGCAATGGGCCATCTGGACCTGGAATCTCGTAAAGGCAAAGCACCAGGAGGGTACAACTACCCTTTGGCAGAAATTGGTGTACCTTTCATTTTTATGAATGCCACCTCTAACCTACGCGATATGGTTACTATTATGCACGAAGGAGGCCATGCCGTACACTCATTTTTAACCAGAGATTTAGAGCTTAACAGCTTTAAGAATACTCCTTCAGAAGTAGCTGAGCTGGCATCTATGTCTATGGAGCTTATTTCTATGGACCACTGGGATCTCTTTTTTAATGATGAAGATGATTTAAAACGTGCCAAAAAGCAACACCTGGAGCAAATTATAGAAACCCTACCCTGGGTAGCTACTATAGATAAATTTCAGCACTGGGTATACGAACACCCCCAACATAGCGCTGAAGAAAGAGTAAAAGCCTGGAATGAGATTTTCGGTACTTTTTCTGATGATGTCACCGACTGGAGCGAATTGGAAGAGGAGCGAAACTACTTATGGCAGAAGCAGCTTCATCTTTTTGAGGTTCCATTCTACTATATAGAATATGGCTTTGCCCAATTAGGAGCAGTAGCTGTATGGAGAAACTACAAAGATGACCCTAAGAAAGGTCTGGAAGGCTATAAAAATGCCCTCAAGCTAGGCTATACTCGTACAATTCCTGAGGTATACGAGGCAGCAGGCATCCGCTTTGATTTTAGCACAGAATATATCCGCAGCCTGATGCAGTTTGTAAATGAGGAGCTTAATAAAATTTAA
- a CDS encoding TonB-dependent receptor, whose translation MKEAIRLLIAGVFILCLSIPNLQAQSGTSISGKVLDEANNSPLIGVNILVKGKVIGTITDTQGNFELEVEEAPPLTLVVSSVGYNPKEVEITLADTKDLSILLSEQTILGQEVVVSASRVEESILQSPVSIEKMDIRDIQAAAAPSFYDQIVNLKGIDVSAQSLTFKSINPRGFGANGNTRTVQLIDGIDNQAPGLNFPVGNIVGISELDLESVEILPGSASALYGPNAINGIILMNSKNPFEYQGLSASAKLGVTHIDGEDDDPSLYQSYALRYAKAFNNKIAFKINGEFLRAADFVGVDYRDAQNLVERSPEGINPNERANNRTYDGVNVYGDPRLNVGQLGRGTGAEALLPLDQRGDFTPTGFTEKEFVDNTTESLKLGGAIHYRINDKVEVLAQFNQGFGSTVYTANDRFVLDDFSIWTAKAELRGSNYFVRGYRTQENSGDSYAANTLASLISINTTIPAYVQGFAGARLLGFDIDQSHELARIGSDQVREEALQSGLYQQLYDSLRQVPISEGGAKFLEKTSLTHFEGMYNFGEQIKFADVVVGANYRKYNLNSEGTLFALQDDGEEFDINEWGAYLQLTKKLLDEKLDLTGSVRYDKNEYFEGQFSPRLSGVYTTKGNHNFRASFQRGFRIPTTQDQFIDLDVVSRRLIGSNSVLVDRYNFESNTVYTTQSIAAAQQAYQLNGNLDEAKALLDPVEFKDFDTEKVNTFEVGYKGLINNKLLIDAYYYYSSYSDFVAEVEFAQTAVGGDANGNPPYEGPANPDGIVMQTVPLQRFGFDVNADGTVDAHGFAAALDYSLNKGYTIGGNVAYNKLIDQDDLKVQGFRAAYNTPEWRYNIRFSNRRVTDQLGFNLVWRWQDAFLWESSIGEGVIPAYQTLDAQVSYKLPSLKSVLKIGGSNVLNERYTTSFANPRMGAVYYISITFDQFLN comes from the coding sequence ATGAAAGAAGCAATCCGACTATTGATAGCAGGAGTATTTATACTCTGTCTGTCAATACCTAACCTACAGGCACAATCCGGCACCAGCATTTCCGGTAAAGTGCTAGATGAAGCCAACAACAGCCCTTTAATTGGAGTAAATATTCTGGTAAAGGGAAAGGTAATTGGCACCATTACCGATACTCAGGGAAATTTTGAACTGGAGGTTGAAGAAGCTCCTCCCCTTACGTTGGTAGTTTCCAGTGTCGGTTATAACCCTAAAGAGGTTGAGATTACCCTTGCCGATACTAAAGATCTCAGCATTCTACTTAGCGAACAAACCATTTTGGGTCAAGAGGTTGTAGTTTCTGCCTCACGTGTAGAGGAGTCCATTCTACAGTCTCCTGTTTCTATAGAGAAAATGGACATTCGCGATATTCAGGCAGCGGCTGCCCCCAGCTTTTACGATCAGATTGTAAACCTTAAAGGTATAGATGTAAGTGCTCAGAGCTTAACATTTAAGTCAATAAACCCCAGAGGGTTTGGTGCTAACGGTAATACCCGTACTGTTCAGCTTATAGATGGAATAGACAATCAGGCACCGGGACTCAATTTTCCGGTAGGCAATATTGTGGGTATCTCTGAGCTTGACCTGGAGAGTGTAGAGATACTGCCGGGTTCTGCCTCAGCCTTATATGGCCCAAATGCCATAAATGGTATTATCCTTATGAATAGCAAGAACCCATTTGAGTATCAGGGTTTAAGTGCATCTGCCAAGTTAGGAGTTACTCATATAGATGGCGAAGATGATGACCCATCATTATACCAGAGCTATGCCTTACGCTATGCAAAAGCATTTAACAACAAAATAGCCTTCAAAATTAATGGTGAATTTTTACGCGCAGCCGACTTTGTAGGTGTAGACTATCGTGATGCACAAAATCTGGTAGAGCGTAGCCCTGAAGGCATAAACCCCAACGAAAGAGCAAACAATAGAACTTACGATGGTGTAAACGTATACGGAGATCCACGACTAAATGTCGGACAATTAGGTAGGGGTACTGGTGCAGAAGCATTGCTTCCTCTTGATCAGAGAGGAGACTTTACACCTACTGGCTTTACCGAAAAAGAGTTTGTAGACAATACCACAGAAAGCTTAAAACTAGGCGGCGCTATCCATTATCGTATCAATGATAAAGTGGAAGTTTTGGCACAGTTCAACCAGGGTTTTGGTAGCACCGTTTACACAGCAAATGACCGTTTTGTACTAGATGATTTCTCTATCTGGACAGCTAAGGCCGAGCTAAGAGGCAGCAACTATTTTGTGAGGGGCTACCGTACACAGGAGAACTCAGGTGACAGCTATGCGGCTAATACCCTCGCGAGCTTAATTAGCATAAACACTACCATACCCGCCTATGTACAAGGTTTTGCCGGTGCCAGGCTATTAGGTTTTGATATTGACCAGTCCCACGAGCTGGCCAGAATTGGTAGCGATCAGGTAAGAGAAGAAGCACTGCAAAGTGGCCTGTATCAGCAGTTGTACGACTCTCTCAGGCAAGTCCCTATCTCTGAAGGAGGAGCAAAATTTTTAGAAAAAACCAGCCTTACTCACTTTGAAGGTATGTACAATTTTGGCGAACAGATTAAGTTCGCAGATGTAGTAGTAGGCGCAAACTATCGTAAGTACAACCTTAACTCTGAAGGAACCCTTTTTGCTCTGCAAGATGACGGAGAAGAATTTGACATTAACGAGTGGGGGGCGTACCTGCAACTGACCAAAAAACTACTTGACGAAAAGCTTGACCTTACCGGATCTGTACGCTACGACAAAAACGAATACTTTGAAGGGCAGTTTTCACCACGCTTATCAGGTGTATATACCACTAAAGGCAACCATAACTTCAGAGCCTCCTTTCAGAGAGGTTTCCGCATTCCTACCACCCAGGACCAGTTCATTGACCTAGATGTAGTATCTCGTCGCCTTATTGGTAGCAACTCGGTGCTCGTAGACCGTTACAACTTTGAAAGCAATACCGTTTACACTACCCAAAGTATTGCAGCTGCTCAGCAGGCATATCAACTAAATGGTAACCTTGATGAGGCTAAGGCCTTACTAGACCCTGTAGAGTTTAAAGACTTTGATACCGAAAAAGTAAACACCTTTGAGGTAGGCTATAAAGGCCTCATCAACAATAAACTTTTAATTGACGCTTACTATTACTATAGCTCTTATAGTGATTTTGTGGCCGAAGTAGAATTTGCTCAGACAGCTGTAGGCGGCGATGCCAATGGAAACCCTCCCTACGAAGGTCCTGCTAATCCCGATGGCATAGTAATGCAAACTGTACCTCTACAAAGATTTGGCTTTGATGTAAATGCTGACGGCACAGTAGATGCTCATGGCTTTGCCGCAGCACTGGACTATTCTCTAAACAAAGGTTACACCATTGGAGGTAATGTAGCCTATAACAAGCTGATAGATCAGGACGACCTGAAAGTACAAGGCTTTAGAGCAGCATACAACACTCCTGAGTGGAGATACAACATTCGTTTTTCTAACAGAAGGGTTACCGACCAGCTTGGTTTCAATTTGGTGTGGAGATGGCAGGACGCCTTCCTCTGGGAGTCTTCTATAGGCGAAGGAGTAATTCCGGCTTACCAGACATTAGATGCCCAGGTGAGCTATAAGCTTCCCAGTTTAAAGTCAGTGCTCAAAATCGGAGGTTCAAATGTGCTTAACGAAAGGTACACAACTTCTTTTGCCAACCCTCGCATGGGTGCTGTCTACTACATTTCTATCACCTTTGACCAATTTTTAAACTAA
- a CDS encoding SGNH/GDSL hydrolase family protein encodes MKALHKLYIPLLSLVLLFAACDTEDELIEDRLENNPLPGENTLSGSPGTLNFNKYVALGNSLTAGLMDAALYDKGQANSFPNILAQHLQEVDGIEAGSFHQPDINSLNGYNISVNQSSGQILGRFLLDTSIPGPVPTIGEPITAYEGNREQLTNFGVPGARVIDAVTPGYAQFNPLFARFASSANASMLGDAVSAQGSFFTIWLGGNDVLGWASSGGGGADGEKNPEAEQSSSGTLTSINSFTQAYSTAISGLLASNSEAKGVALTIPSVTLLPFFRAVTYDPIALNQANADALNAGYQDYNDGLDAAVALGEISAEEAALRKINFQPSSSPAETNPVVMYDEDLSEADISAAFGEEPGSRVLPKIRQTNASDLLVFNAALVLGTEVEGGLYGLQVPLEDQYVLTLNEQIILNTRIAVFNGTIAQIVANTGGKVALLDVNRIFADVAGLTAEQATQLGLSAEAVAAADGVPGIATGGIVLLPDFSPNGIISTDGIHPNPKGHALIANEIIKVLNQSFDADIPPIDITPFGTVEIAIN; translated from the coding sequence ATGAAAGCATTACATAAACTATATATTCCTCTACTTAGCCTGGTATTGCTCTTTGCTGCCTGCGATACCGAAGATGAGCTTATAGAAGACAGGCTGGAGAACAACCCCTTACCCGGAGAAAATACCTTAAGCGGAAGCCCAGGTACCCTCAACTTCAACAAATATGTTGCGCTAGGCAATTCTCTTACTGCCGGCCTAATGGATGCAGCTTTGTATGATAAAGGTCAGGCCAACTCTTTCCCGAATATACTGGCACAGCACCTTCAGGAAGTAGATGGAATTGAGGCAGGTAGTTTTCATCAGCCAGATATCAACTCGCTTAATGGTTACAATATATCTGTTAACCAGAGTAGCGGACAAATTTTAGGTCGCTTTTTACTGGATACCAGCATACCTGGACCAGTACCTACTATCGGCGAACCCATAACCGCCTATGAGGGCAACCGAGAGCAACTTACAAATTTTGGCGTACCAGGAGCAAGAGTTATAGATGCAGTTACTCCAGGCTATGCTCAGTTCAACCCATTGTTTGCACGCTTTGCCTCTTCTGCCAATGCTTCTATGCTTGGCGATGCCGTCAGTGCGCAAGGCAGTTTTTTTACGATTTGGCTCGGTGGAAATGATGTACTAGGATGGGCAAGTAGCGGCGGTGGCGGCGCTGATGGAGAGAAAAACCCGGAAGCGGAGCAAAGCAGTTCTGGAACACTAACCAGTATTAATAGCTTTACTCAGGCATATTCTACTGCTATCAGTGGTTTGTTGGCTAGCAATTCAGAAGCAAAAGGAGTAGCGCTAACTATACCTTCAGTTACGCTTTTACCCTTTTTTAGAGCGGTTACTTATGATCCTATCGCTCTAAACCAGGCCAATGCCGATGCCCTGAATGCTGGCTACCAGGATTATAATGATGGACTGGATGCTGCGGTAGCCTTAGGAGAAATCAGTGCTGAAGAAGCTGCTTTACGTAAAATCAACTTTCAGCCCAGCAGCAGCCCGGCAGAAACTAACCCTGTAGTAATGTATGATGAAGACCTGAGTGAAGCAGATATATCTGCCGCCTTTGGAGAAGAGCCAGGAAGCAGAGTACTGCCCAAAATCAGGCAAACAAATGCATCTGATCTACTCGTATTCAATGCTGCTTTAGTACTGGGTACAGAAGTAGAAGGAGGACTTTATGGCTTACAGGTGCCTTTAGAAGATCAGTATGTTCTTACCTTAAACGAGCAAATTATTCTAAATACCAGAATTGCTGTATTTAATGGTACTATTGCACAGATTGTCGCTAATACTGGAGGTAAAGTAGCTTTGCTGGATGTAAACCGGATTTTTGCTGATGTAGCAGGTCTGACCGCAGAGCAGGCAACTCAACTGGGGCTTTCTGCCGAGGCCGTAGCAGCAGCGGATGGTGTTCCGGGGATAGCTACTGGCGGAATAGTTCTGCTTCCAGACTTTTCTCCTAACGGTATAATTTCTACTGACGGTATACATCCCAACCCTAAAGGGCATGCCCTTATCGCCAACGAAATTATCAAAGTACTTAACCAAAGCTTTGATGCAGATATTCCTCCAATAGACATTACACCTTTTGGCACTGTAGAAATAGCTATTAACTAA
- a CDS encoding Dabb family protein, with translation MIKHVVLFKFLSSSEDEAIEKLIQEFLSLKEKVEELKDIEWGLNISPENHHQGFTHCFVLSFKHMQDLGRYQRHPAHLAFQEVLKPHMEMVFVVDYQAAKSIGMPV, from the coding sequence ATGATTAAACACGTAGTCTTATTTAAGTTTCTTTCTAGCTCAGAAGATGAAGCGATAGAAAAGTTGATACAAGAATTTCTGTCACTCAAAGAAAAAGTAGAAGAACTTAAGGATATAGAGTGGGGGCTAAATATTAGTCCTGAAAATCACCATCAGGGGTTTACTCACTGTTTTGTCCTTAGTTTCAAGCATATGCAGGACCTGGGCAGGTACCAGCGTCACCCTGCGCATCTGGCTTTTCAGGAAGTGCTCAAACCTCATATGGAGATGGTTTTTGTAGTAGATTACCAGGCTGCTAAAAGTATTGGTATGCCGGTATAA
- a CDS encoding SDR family NAD(P)-dependent oxidoreductase yields the protein MNLHLKNKRALVSGSTSGIGLAVAKLLAKEGAEVVINGRSQTRIDNAITSIKKDQATARLTGIVADFNDETSVRSLIKQVGDIDILINNVGIFKSQGFNETDDADWKEMFNINVMSSVRLSRAFLPNMLENNWGRIIFISSECAMLVPEDMIAYSATKTALLSISRGLAQVARGSEVTVNSIMPGSTYTEGAQQFLKERSLQENVSEQQLAEEFFKSTRSTSLLGRFTTTEEIASTVVYLCSPLAVATNGATIKADGGSVPGIL from the coding sequence ATGAATTTACACTTAAAGAATAAACGAGCTTTGGTTAGCGGCTCAACTTCCGGCATAGGCTTGGCCGTAGCCAAACTTTTAGCGAAAGAAGGAGCTGAGGTAGTCATAAACGGACGCTCCCAAACCAGAATAGATAATGCGATTACATCTATTAAAAAAGACCAGGCTACAGCCAGGCTTACTGGTATTGTTGCAGATTTTAACGATGAGACGTCAGTAAGATCGCTCATTAAGCAGGTAGGGGATATAGACATCCTGATTAATAATGTAGGCATCTTTAAATCGCAGGGCTTTAACGAGACTGACGATGCAGACTGGAAAGAGATGTTCAATATCAATGTGATGAGCAGTGTGAGGCTTTCCAGAGCTTTTTTGCCCAATATGCTGGAAAACAATTGGGGAAGGATCATCTTCATTTCCAGTGAATGTGCAATGCTGGTTCCTGAAGATATGATTGCCTATAGCGCTACCAAAACGGCACTTCTTAGTATTTCTCGAGGCTTAGCACAGGTAGCCAGAGGTAGTGAAGTAACTGTAAACTCAATAATGCCGGGCTCAACATATACCGAAGGGGCACAACAATTTTTAAAAGAGCGGTCTCTCCAAGAGAATGTGTCTGAGCAACAGCTAGCCGAGGAGTTTTTCAAAAGTACCCGCAGCACATCACTACTTGGCAGGTTTACTACTACTGAAGAGATAGCGAGTACAGTTGTATATCTCTGTAGTCCGTTAGCAGTGGCAACTAATGGTGCAACTATAAAAGCGGATGGGGGCTCAGTACCCGGAATACTTTAA